One stretch of Zingiber officinale cultivar Zhangliang chromosome 6B, Zo_v1.1, whole genome shotgun sequence DNA includes these proteins:
- the LOC121990416 gene encoding elicitor-responsive protein 1-like isoform X1, with product MSFGELEVLLVDAKGLKDTDLIGKLDPYVEIQYRDQQQKSKVAYTEEGGNPRWNQKFKFKVHHPLENNSIRHKLVLRVMDRDTFSADDFVGEATINVGDVIAMGLEKGFMEVNPCKYRVVLSDKRYHGEIRVRITFKFNQDVMEWKKGALDLWIMQVLEEYIDSDLLS from the exons ATGAGTTTTGGAGAATTAGAAGTGTTACTTGTGGATGCCAAAGGCCTCAAGGACACTGATCTAATAg GCAAGTTGGATCCTTATGTGGAGATTCAATACAGGGATCAGCAACAGAAGAGCAAAGTTGCATATA CAGAGGAAGGAGGAAATCCACGGTGGAATCAGAAATTCAAGTTCAAGGTTCACCATCCACTCGAGAACAACTCGATTCGACACAAGCTTGTGCTTCGAGTCATGGACCGTGACACCTTCTCGGCCGATGATTTTGTCGGAGAAGCAAC GATTAATGTTGGAGATGTGATTGCGATGGGGTTGGAGAAGGGGTTTATGGAAGTGAACCCTTGCAAGTATCGGGTTGTGCTTTCCGATAAGAGATATCACGGCGAGATAAGAGTTCGTATCACCTTCAAATTTAACCAAG ATGTGATGGAGTGGAAAAAAGGAGCTTTGGATTTATGGATTATGCAAGTGCTCGAAGAATACATAGATAGTGATCTCCTTAGTTAG
- the LOC121990417 gene encoding elicitor-responsive protein 1-like isoform X2, translated as MSFGELEVLLVDAKGLKDTDLIGKMDPYVEIQYRDQQQKSKVAYKEGGNPRWNQKFKFKVHHPLENNPIRHKLVLRVMDRDTFSADDFVGEATINVGDVIAMGLEKGFMEVNPCKYRVVLSDKRYHGEIRVGVTFKLINLTKM; from the exons ATgagttttggggaattagaagtgttACTGGTGGATGCCAAAGGCCTCAAGGACACTGATCTAATAG GCAAGATGGATCCTTATGTGGAGATTCAATACAGGGATCAGCAACAGAAGAGCAAAGTTGCATATA AGGAAGGAGGAAATCCACGGTGGAATCAGAAATTCAAGTTCAAGGTTCACCATCCACTCGAGAACAACCCCATTCGACACAAGCTTGTGCTTCGAGTCATGGACCGTGACACCTTCTCGGCCGATGATTTTGTCGGAGAAGCAAC GATTAATGTTGGAGATGTGATTGCGATGGGGTTGGAGAAGGGGTTTATGGAAGTGAACCCTTGCAAGTATCGGGTTGTGCTTTCCGATAAGAGATATCACGGCGAGATAAGAGTTGGTGTCaccttcaaattaattaatttaaccaag ATGTGA
- the LOC121990417 gene encoding elicitor-responsive protein 1-like isoform X1, protein MSFGELEVLLVDAKGLKDTDLIGKMDPYVEIQYRDQQQKSKVAYTEEGGNPRWNQKFKFKVHHPLENNPIRHKLVLRVMDRDTFSADDFVGEATINVGDVIAMGLEKGFMEVNPCKYRVVLSDKRYHGEIRVGVTFKLINLTKM, encoded by the exons ATgagttttggggaattagaagtgttACTGGTGGATGCCAAAGGCCTCAAGGACACTGATCTAATAG GCAAGATGGATCCTTATGTGGAGATTCAATACAGGGATCAGCAACAGAAGAGCAAAGTTGCATATA CAGAGGAAGGAGGAAATCCACGGTGGAATCAGAAATTCAAGTTCAAGGTTCACCATCCACTCGAGAACAACCCCATTCGACACAAGCTTGTGCTTCGAGTCATGGACCGTGACACCTTCTCGGCCGATGATTTTGTCGGAGAAGCAAC GATTAATGTTGGAGATGTGATTGCGATGGGGTTGGAGAAGGGGTTTATGGAAGTGAACCCTTGCAAGTATCGGGTTGTGCTTTCCGATAAGAGATATCACGGCGAGATAAGAGTTGGTGTCaccttcaaattaattaatttaaccaag ATGTGA
- the LOC121990414 gene encoding uracil phosphoribosyltransferase-like, which yields MQRDAVTSGFADMVHVPSHPLIKHWVSVLRDEETPCAAFRTAMAELGRLLIYEASRDWLPLVNRKIQTPMAVATAEFVNLNHPILIVPILRAGLALAEHASSVLPATKTYHLGMCRDETTLKPSVYLNKLPDKFPEGAQILLVDPMLATGGTVVAAIELLNDRGVVNKQITLISAIVAPPALQKLSERFPGLSVYTAVIDPILNEKGFIVPGLGDAGDRSFDT from the exons ATGCAGAGGGACGCCGTTACCAGTGGGTTCGCCGATATG GTTCATGTGCCTTCGCATCCCCTGATTAAGCACTGGGTATCCGTGCTTAGGGACGAGGAGACTCCGTGTGCCGCCTTTA GGACCGCAATGGCTGAACTTGGTAGGCTACTCATCTATGAAGCTTCTAGAGATTGGCTG CCTCTTGTCAATCGTAAGATACAAACTCCAATGGCTGTTGCTACTGCTGAATTTGTCAATCTAAATCATCCTATACTG ATAGTTCCCATCTTAAGAGCTGGTCTTGCCCTAGCGGAGCATGCTTCATCAGTTTTACCTGCAACAAAAACCTATCACCTGG GCATGTGTAGAGATGAGACGACTCTAAAACCATCTGTGTATCTCAACAA GTTACCTGATAAATTTCCTGAAGGGGCACAGATTCTTCTTGTCGACCCAATGCTTGCAACTG GTGGCACCGTAGTCGCAGCAATCGAGCTGCTAAATGACCGTGGTGTTGTCAACAAACAAATTACACTT ATTTCTGCTATCGTCGCACCTCCAGCACTTCAGAAGCTTAGCGAGAGGTTTCCAGG GCTTAGTGTGTACACTGCAGTTATCGATCCCATTCTTAACGAGAAAGG GTTCATAGTCCCCGGTTTAGGAGATGCCGGTGACCGCAGCTTTGACACTTAG
- the LOC121990416 gene encoding elicitor-responsive protein 1-like isoform X2, whose translation MSFGELEVLLVDAKGLKDTDLIGKLDPYVEIQYRDQQQKSKVAYKEGGNPRWNQKFKFKVHHPLENNSIRHKLVLRVMDRDTFSADDFVGEATINVGDVIAMGLEKGFMEVNPCKYRVVLSDKRYHGEIRVRITFKFNQDVMEWKKGALDLWIMQVLEEYIDSDLLS comes from the exons ATGAGTTTTGGAGAATTAGAAGTGTTACTTGTGGATGCCAAAGGCCTCAAGGACACTGATCTAATAg GCAAGTTGGATCCTTATGTGGAGATTCAATACAGGGATCAGCAACAGAAGAGCAAAGTTGCATATA AGGAAGGAGGAAATCCACGGTGGAATCAGAAATTCAAGTTCAAGGTTCACCATCCACTCGAGAACAACTCGATTCGACACAAGCTTGTGCTTCGAGTCATGGACCGTGACACCTTCTCGGCCGATGATTTTGTCGGAGAAGCAAC GATTAATGTTGGAGATGTGATTGCGATGGGGTTGGAGAAGGGGTTTATGGAAGTGAACCCTTGCAAGTATCGGGTTGTGCTTTCCGATAAGAGATATCACGGCGAGATAAGAGTTCGTATCACCTTCAAATTTAACCAAG ATGTGATGGAGTGGAAAAAAGGAGCTTTGGATTTATGGATTATGCAAGTGCTCGAAGAATACATAGATAGTGATCTCCTTAGTTAG